The following are encoded together in the Clostridium sp. BJN0013 genome:
- a CDS encoding DUF2815 family protein: MTKTVNPLKVVTGPDTRWSYVNAWEPKSINGGTPKYSVSLIIPKSDTKTIAKIKAAIEAAYHEGEGKLKGNGRSVPPLATLKTPLRDGDVERPDDPTYANAYFMNANNSSAPGIVDADRQPIIERSEIYSGVYGRASVNFYAFNTNGNKGIACSLNNLQKIRDGEHLGGKSNAEDDFATEDDEDFLS; encoded by the coding sequence ATGACAAAGACAGTTAATCCGTTAAAAGTAGTTACTGGCCCTGATACCCGTTGGAGCTATGTGAATGCATGGGAGCCTAAATCCATAAATGGTGGCACCCCTAAGTACAGTGTATCTCTCATTATCCCTAAGTCCGACACGAAGACCATCGCTAAGATTAAAGCTGCAATAGAAGCGGCTTACCACGAAGGTGAAGGTAAGCTCAAAGGCAATGGTCGTTCGGTACCGCCTCTTGCAACCCTTAAGACTCCTCTTCGCGATGGCGATGTAGAACGTCCTGATGATCCCACTTACGCAAACGCCTACTTTATGAATGCCAACAACAGCTCAGCTCCTGGCATTGTAGATGCGGACCGTCAGCCTATCATCGAGCGCTCTGAGATTTATTCCGGTGTTTACGGTCGTGCCAGTGTTAACTTCTACGCATTCAACACCAACGGAAATAAGGGTATTGCTTGTTCCCTTAATAACCTTCAGAAGATCCGTGATGGCGAGCATCTTGGCGGCAAGTCTAACGCCGAGGATGACTTCGCTACTGAGGATGATGAAGACTTCCTTTCCTAA
- a CDS encoding DNA polymerase produces the protein MKTLSLDLETYSDVDLGKCGVYRYAESPSFEVLLFGYAINSGEVHVIDLALGEKIPEEILNALTDDNITKWAFNASFERVCLSYWLRKHYPDKFSSYSIPEDTANVYLNPSSWRCSMIWSAYMGLPLSLEGVGTVLKLGEQKLKEGKDLIKYFCVPCKPTKVNGGRTRNLPAHGMEKWFLFKKYNVRDVEVEQAIKKRLESYPVPEFVWDEYHLDQEINDRGILLDLGVVKNAIIFDEKSKEELTAAMKELTNLDNPNSVVQVKQWLSDNGVETESLGKKNVAALIKTAPEEQRDVLQLRQQLAKSSVKKYQAMQNTVCLDGRARGMFQYYGASRSGRWAGRHIQLQNLPQNHIPDLEDARSLVKLGDYDAVKLLYDDVPDTLSQLIRTAFIPRSGYKFIVCDFSAIEARVLSFLAGEQWRLDVFENNGDIYCASASAMFHVPVEKHGVNSHLRQKGKIAELALGYGGSVGALKAMGALEMGLTEDELQPLVDSWRASNPKITKLWWDIDRNIKEAVRLRTHTKTHGLNFYYQKGMLFIELPSGRRLSYVKPKIEQNQFGGESVTYEGTGITKKWERIESYGPKFTENVVQAISRDILAYAMKTLSHCFICGHVHDELIIECSMDVSLKAVCEQMGRTPPWIKGLALRADGYETMFYKKD, from the coding sequence ATAAAAACACTTTCTCTTGACCTTGAAACTTACTCGGATGTGGACCTTGGCAAGTGTGGCGTCTATCGGTATGCAGAATCTCCAAGCTTTGAAGTCCTCCTGTTTGGTTACGCAATTAATAGCGGTGAGGTACACGTTATTGACCTGGCCTTAGGTGAGAAAATTCCAGAAGAGATACTAAATGCATTAACCGATGATAACATAACAAAATGGGCCTTTAACGCTTCCTTCGAACGTGTCTGTTTATCCTATTGGCTTCGCAAGCATTACCCGGATAAGTTTAGTAGCTACAGCATACCAGAGGACACTGCCAACGTTTACCTTAATCCATCTTCTTGGCGTTGCAGTATGATATGGTCTGCTTATATGGGCTTACCACTTTCGCTTGAAGGTGTAGGGACAGTTCTTAAGCTCGGTGAACAGAAGCTGAAAGAAGGAAAAGACCTCATCAAATATTTCTGCGTTCCATGCAAACCCACCAAAGTAAACGGTGGCCGTACTCGTAACCTACCTGCACATGGTATGGAGAAATGGTTCTTATTTAAGAAATACAACGTCCGAGATGTTGAGGTGGAACAGGCAATTAAGAAACGACTAGAAAGCTATCCAGTACCTGAGTTTGTATGGGATGAATACCATCTGGATCAAGAGATTAATGACAGAGGCATCCTGCTTGATCTGGGCGTCGTTAAAAATGCTATTATCTTCGATGAGAAATCCAAAGAAGAACTTACTGCTGCAATGAAGGAACTTACCAACCTTGATAACCCAAACAGTGTCGTTCAGGTAAAACAGTGGCTTTCTGATAATGGTGTTGAGACCGAGTCTCTTGGGAAAAAGAATGTGGCTGCTCTTATAAAGACTGCGCCTGAGGAACAACGCGACGTGCTTCAACTTCGCCAGCAGCTTGCAAAAAGTAGCGTTAAAAAGTATCAGGCCATGCAGAACACTGTCTGTTTAGATGGCAGGGCTCGAGGCATGTTCCAATATTATGGCGCTTCCCGTTCTGGTCGCTGGGCAGGCAGGCATATACAATTACAGAACTTACCTCAAAATCATATCCCTGATTTGGAAGATGCAAGGTCACTTGTAAAGCTCGGAGATTATGATGCAGTGAAGCTTCTTTATGATGACGTGCCGGATACACTCTCTCAGCTTATCCGAACTGCTTTTATTCCAAGGTCAGGATACAAATTTATTGTGTGCGACTTCAGTGCTATCGAGGCAAGAGTTTTGTCTTTCTTAGCCGGGGAACAATGGCGATTAGACGTATTTGAAAACAATGGTGATATCTACTGTGCTTCTGCTTCTGCTATGTTCCATGTACCTGTTGAGAAGCATGGTGTGAATAGCCACCTTCGTCAAAAAGGAAAAATCGCAGAATTGGCACTTGGATATGGCGGCAGTGTTGGAGCACTTAAGGCTATGGGTGCATTGGAAATGGGCCTTACTGAAGACGAATTGCAGCCGCTGGTTGACTCTTGGAGGGCATCAAACCCGAAGATTACAAAGCTGTGGTGGGATATTGACAGAAATATTAAAGAGGCAGTTCGCTTAAGAACACATACCAAAACACATGGACTTAATTTCTATTACCAGAAGGGGATGCTTTTTATTGAGCTCCCTTCCGGCAGGAGGCTATCCTATGTAAAGCCTAAGATCGAACAGAACCAGTTCGGTGGTGAGTCTGTCACCTACGAAGGTACCGGCATCACTAAGAAGTGGGAACGCATCGAAAGTTACGGGCCGAAGTTTACGGAAAATGTTGTGCAGGCAATCAGCCGGGATATCCTGGCCTATGCCATGAAAACACTCAGTCATTGCTTTATCTGTGGTCACGTCCATGACGAGCTAATTATTGAGTGCAGCATGGATGTCTCCCTTAAAGCAGTTTGTGAGCAGATGGGACGAACGCCACCCTGGATAAAAGGGTTGGCTCTTAGAGCCGATGGCTATGAGACAATGTTTTATAAGAAAGATTAA